In a genomic window of Deinococcus aquiradiocola:
- a CDS encoding phosphoadenylyl-sulfate reductase, whose product MSPTLEALPSHDLTPAREAAAQQGEFRPDSDPTEVIRWALAAHPDLVMPSAFNLNGVVLLDLAARAGYVGDVLFVDTGYHFPETLATRDALAARYPQMNFVTLNAGASPDDGQTPDTLYASDPDACCAVRKVAPLQNHLRAVNPSALLNARSREQTSDRADIPYVEDGGSRRKINPLAYWTRERLEAYAEAHDLPVNPLYHDGFLSVGCWPCTRAVKPGEDSRAGRWAGKGKTECGLWAGDNRL is encoded by the coding sequence ATGTCACCCACGCTTGAAGCGCTTCCCTCCCACGACCTGACCCCCGCCCGCGAGGCCGCGGCGCAGCAGGGCGAATTCCGGCCGGACAGCGATCCCACCGAGGTGATCCGCTGGGCGCTCGCGGCGCACCCGGACCTCGTGATGCCGAGCGCCTTCAACCTGAACGGCGTGGTGCTCCTCGACCTCGCCGCGCGTGCCGGGTACGTGGGCGACGTGCTGTTCGTGGACACCGGGTACCACTTCCCGGAGACGCTCGCCACCCGCGACGCGCTCGCCGCCCGCTACCCGCAGATGAACTTCGTGACGCTGAATGCCGGAGCGAGCCCCGACGACGGGCAGACGCCCGACACCCTGTACGCCAGCGACCCGGACGCCTGCTGCGCCGTTCGCAAGGTCGCGCCGCTGCAGAACCACCTGCGGGCCGTGAACCCGTCCGCGCTGCTGAACGCCCGCAGTCGCGAGCAGACGAGCGACCGCGCCGACATCCCCTACGTCGAGGACGGCGGGTCGCGCCGCAAGATCAACCCGCTCGCGTACTGGACCCGCGAACGCCTCGAAGCGTACGCCGAAGCGCACGACCTGCCCGTCAACCCCCTGTACCACGACGGTTTCCTGAGCGTCGGCTGCTGGCCCTGCACGCGCGCCGTCAAGCCCGGCGAGGACAGCCGTGCCGGACGCTGGGCCGGGAAAGGCAAGACCGAGTGCGGCCTGTGGGCCGGAGACAACCGCCTCTGA
- the cysC gene encoding adenylyl-sulfate kinase, which yields MSGVTPPAEGRVVWFTGLSGAGKSTLATALHERLVARGERVELLDGDAVRENLSKGLGFSKADRDTNVRRIAFVAGLLARHGVTVLVSAISPYRDTRDEVLAALPNTVEVFVDAPLSVVTDRDVKGLYLKAIAGEIPHFTGVSDPYEAPISPDLHLRTDLKSIDACLNELLTHLGVHDVTHA from the coding sequence GTGAGCGGCGTCACTCCTCCCGCCGAGGGGCGCGTGGTGTGGTTCACGGGTCTGTCCGGCGCGGGCAAGAGCACCCTGGCGACCGCGCTGCACGAGCGCCTGGTGGCGCGCGGCGAACGCGTCGAACTGCTGGACGGGGACGCCGTGCGCGAGAACCTGAGCAAGGGCCTGGGCTTCAGCAAGGCCGACCGCGACACCAACGTGCGCCGCATCGCGTTCGTGGCGGGCCTGCTTGCCCGGCACGGCGTGACGGTCCTCGTGAGCGCCATCAGCCCGTACCGCGACACGCGCGACGAGGTGCTCGCCGCCCTCCCCAACACGGTGGAAGTGTTCGTGGACGCGCCGCTGTCGGTCGTGACGGACCGCGACGTGAAGGGCCTGTACCTGAAGGCCATCGCGGGCGAGATCCCGCACTTCACGGGCGTCAGCGACCCCTACGAGGCGCCGATCAGCCCGGACCTGCACCTGCGCACCGACCTGAAAAGCATCGACGCCTGCCTGAACGAACTGCTCACCCACCTGGGGGTTCACGATGTCACCCACGCTTGA
- a CDS encoding BMP family lipoprotein: protein MKKMLTISLIAATVSSMALAQTQMRVGMAYDAGGKFDKSFNESAYNGATRAAKAFGLQVKDFEPSDPSQVVQGVRAFATDGFDLTIGVGFNNNASITQVAKENPDLSFGLIDDVSTAPNVASLTFKEEEGSYLVGYLAALNTSTNVVGFIGGMDIPLIHKFEAGYTAGAKAAKPGIKVVAQYVGTTPDAWNNPGKAKEIASGMRSKGADIIFAAAGASGKGLQDYIKQVQCIKSNQLPAGVKFVSDNFAKVTKSAAYKAACAGTTRPMFFIGVDSNQNYLGDFDSNPATLNHGLTSMLKRVDNAVYALISDVKANKFKGGQRVFALKENGVGYAMDQYNKALITSAQVAKVESVKAQIIAGKITVPNK from the coding sequence ATGAAGAAGATGCTGACCATCAGCCTGATCGCTGCCACCGTCTCCAGCATGGCCCTCGCCCAGACCCAGATGCGGGTCGGCATGGCCTACGACGCGGGCGGCAAGTTCGACAAGAGCTTCAACGAGAGCGCCTACAACGGCGCGACCCGTGCCGCGAAGGCCTTCGGCCTGCAGGTCAAGGACTTCGAGCCCAGCGACCCCTCGCAGGTGGTGCAGGGCGTCCGCGCCTTCGCGACGGACGGTTTCGACCTGACGATCGGCGTGGGCTTCAACAACAACGCCAGCATCACCCAGGTCGCCAAGGAGAACCCCGACCTGTCGTTCGGCCTGATCGACGACGTGTCCACCGCCCCGAACGTCGCCTCCCTGACCTTCAAGGAGGAGGAAGGCAGCTACCTCGTCGGGTACCTCGCGGCCCTCAACACCAGCACCAACGTCGTCGGCTTCATCGGCGGCATGGACATCCCCCTCATCCACAAGTTCGAGGCGGGCTACACCGCGGGCGCCAAGGCCGCGAAGCCCGGCATCAAGGTCGTCGCGCAGTATGTCGGCACGACGCCCGACGCGTGGAACAACCCCGGCAAGGCCAAGGAGATCGCCTCCGGCATGCGCTCCAAGGGTGCGGACATCATCTTCGCCGCGGCGGGCGCGAGCGGTAAGGGCCTGCAGGACTACATCAAGCAGGTGCAGTGCATCAAGTCCAACCAGCTGCCCGCCGGCGTGAAGTTCGTCTCCGACAACTTCGCGAAGGTCACGAAGAGCGCCGCGTACAAGGCCGCCTGCGCCGGCACCACGCGCCCCATGTTCTTCATCGGCGTGGACAGCAACCAGAACTACCTGGGCGACTTCGACAGCAACCCCGCCACCCTCAACCACGGCCTGACCAGCATGCTCAAGCGCGTCGACAACGCCGTGTACGCCCTCATCAGCGACGTCAAGGCCAACAAGTTCAAGGGCGGCCAGCGCGTCTTCGCCCTGAAGGAGAACGGCGTCGGCTACGCGATGGACCAGTACAACAAGGCCCTCATCACGAGCGCCCAGGTCGCGAAGGTCGAGTCCGTCAAGGCCCAGATCATCGCCGGTAAGATCACCGTCCCCAACAAGTAA
- a CDS encoding NAD(P)H-binding protein: MTTTNTESTGLPSSRTVAVLGAAGGVGRQVVHQLLQRGDTVRALVRREEQADALDALGAVTVLGDLTGDWERVLEGADAVVWAAGAGAGGQFAQVDGEALKRVADRLAQGGPTRLIVVSSMGVDRPEQMPPFLTAVLKVKAQSDAHVQASGLAYTIVRPGGLTNDAGTGQVTVGLPVAGGMVPREDVAAAVLAALDDDGTVGRVFEMVSGETPVTQAVSGL, encoded by the coding sequence ATGACGACAACGAACACGGAATCCACTGGTCTTCCCTCTTCGCGGACGGTCGCGGTGCTCGGCGCGGCGGGCGGCGTGGGGCGACAGGTGGTGCACCAGCTGCTGCAGCGCGGCGACACGGTCCGCGCCCTGGTGCGGCGCGAGGAGCAGGCGGACGCGCTGGACGCCCTGGGCGCCGTGACGGTCCTCGGCGACCTGACGGGCGACTGGGAGCGCGTGCTGGAAGGCGCGGACGCGGTGGTGTGGGCGGCCGGTGCGGGCGCGGGCGGTCAGTTCGCGCAGGTGGACGGCGAGGCGCTGAAACGCGTGGCGGACCGGCTCGCGCAGGGCGGCCCCACGCGCCTGATCGTGGTGAGCAGCATGGGCGTGGACCGCCCGGAGCAGATGCCGCCCTTCCTGACGGCCGTGCTGAAGGTCAAGGCGCAGTCGGACGCGCACGTGCAGGCGAGCGGACTGGCGTACACCATCGTGCGTCCCGGCGGTCTCACGAACGACGCGGGGACCGGGCAGGTCACGGTGGGCCTGCCGGTCGCGGGCGGCATGGTGCCGCGCGAGGACGTGGCGGCCGCCGTGCTGGCCGCGCTGGACGACGACGGCACGGTCGGCCGCGTGTTCGAGATGGTATCGGGCGAGACGCCCGTGACGCAGGCCGTGTCAGGCCTCTGA
- the ligA gene encoding NAD-dependent DNA ligase LigA, whose translation MSTQARYQALLQEVQHHSRLYHQQDAPEISDDAYDALLRELRALEAEHPDWVDPENPSPQVGDAPLPGFQSVNHPTAMTSLDNVFDDAELGGWRERLARALNEDTRQDFRYTCELKIDGLSINLYYRDGDLQWAATRGNGVTGEIVTAQLLTIPGIPRTLRAPDGTPLAGEVEVRGEVYLSRADFEALNAQAEELGTALLKNPRNGAAGALRQKDPEVTRARRLKAILYALGRRDNVPVRTQWEVLEWLRAQGFPTSDYSRQAAGIEEAQAYHADLLARRPELPFDVDGTVIKLDDLHLQSEAGFTSRAPKWAIAYKFPVQEAHTVLDAIEVNVGRTGKLAPLAHLQPRLIEGSTVSRATLHNEDFIRDLDLRVGDTVVVRKAGGVIPEIVRVLKDQRPPDAQPFAFPTACPSCGTPAVREEGTANTYCPNRECPAQIYEQLRYFVSRGALDLRGIGEKLTAQLIAAGYVQDAGDLYALTAEQLSGLERGGDRKAQNILAQLEGSRQKPLWRVVNALGIAGVGERNAQALARAFGSLDGLTAATPEQIAAVPGLGATLAQSVTEGLQDARTQTVLRKLRAAGVNPVEREEARGDLLSGLNFVITGTLSRPRDEIKASIEAEGGRVTGSVTGKTSYLVAGEEAGSKLTRAEELGVKVLDEAGLTALIGEKRAARHEQAQDTPEPQDALEPQAALHPQETVDPA comes from the coding sequence ATGTCCACCCAGGCCCGCTACCAGGCACTCCTGCAGGAAGTCCAGCACCACAGCCGCCTCTACCACCAGCAGGACGCGCCCGAAATCTCGGACGACGCCTACGACGCCCTGCTGCGCGAACTGCGCGCCCTGGAGGCAGAGCACCCCGACTGGGTGGACCCCGAGAACCCCAGCCCGCAGGTCGGCGACGCGCCGCTTCCCGGTTTCCAGAGCGTGAACCACCCCACCGCCATGACCAGCCTCGACAACGTCTTCGACGACGCCGAACTCGGCGGCTGGCGCGAACGGCTCGCCCGCGCCCTCAACGAGGACACCCGGCAGGACTTCCGGTACACCTGCGAACTGAAGATCGACGGTCTGAGCATCAACCTGTACTATCGGGACGGCGACCTGCAGTGGGCGGCCACGCGCGGCAACGGCGTGACCGGCGAGATCGTCACGGCGCAACTCCTGACCATTCCCGGCATTCCCCGTACCCTGCGCGCCCCGGACGGAACGCCGCTCGCGGGTGAGGTCGAGGTGCGCGGCGAGGTGTACCTGTCCCGCGCGGACTTCGAGGCGCTCAACGCGCAGGCCGAGGAGCTCGGCACGGCCCTCCTCAAGAACCCCCGCAACGGGGCCGCCGGTGCCCTGCGGCAGAAGGACCCGGAAGTGACGCGCGCCCGCCGCCTGAAGGCCATCCTGTACGCCCTCGGGCGGCGCGACAACGTGCCCGTCCGCACCCAGTGGGAGGTGCTGGAATGGCTGCGCGCGCAGGGCTTCCCGACCAGCGACTACTCCCGGCAGGCTGCGGGCATCGAGGAGGCGCAGGCGTACCACGCGGACCTGCTCGCCCGCCGCCCGGAACTGCCCTTCGACGTGGACGGTACCGTCATCAAGCTCGACGACCTGCACCTGCAGTCCGAGGCGGGCTTCACCAGCCGCGCGCCCAAGTGGGCCATCGCGTACAAGTTCCCCGTGCAGGAGGCGCACACCGTCCTCGACGCCATCGAGGTGAACGTGGGCCGCACCGGCAAGCTCGCGCCGCTCGCGCACCTCCAGCCGCGCCTCATCGAGGGCAGCACCGTGTCGCGCGCCACCCTGCACAACGAGGACTTCATCCGCGACCTCGACCTGCGCGTGGGGGACACCGTCGTCGTGCGCAAGGCGGGCGGCGTCATCCCGGAAATCGTGCGCGTCCTGAAGGACCAGCGCCCCCCGGACGCGCAGCCCTTCGCGTTTCCCACCGCCTGCCCCAGCTGCGGCACGCCCGCCGTGCGCGAGGAAGGCACCGCGAACACGTACTGCCCGAACCGCGAGTGCCCTGCGCAGATCTACGAGCAGCTCCGGTACTTCGTGTCGCGCGGCGCGCTCGACCTGCGCGGCATCGGCGAGAAGCTCACCGCGCAGCTCATCGCGGCCGGGTACGTGCAGGACGCGGGCGACCTGTACGCCCTGACGGCCGAGCAGCTGAGCGGCCTGGAACGCGGCGGCGACAGGAAAGCCCAGAACATCCTCGCGCAGCTCGAAGGGAGCCGCCAGAAGCCGCTGTGGCGCGTCGTGAACGCGCTCGGCATCGCCGGGGTGGGGGAGAGGAACGCGCAGGCGCTCGCCCGCGCCTTCGGGAGCCTGGACGGCCTCACCGCCGCCACGCCCGAACAGATCGCCGCCGTGCCCGGCCTCGGCGCGACCCTCGCGCAGAGCGTCACCGAGGGCCTGCAGGACGCCCGCACGCAGACGGTCCTGCGCAAGCTGCGCGCGGCAGGCGTGAACCCCGTGGAGCGCGAGGAAGCGCGCGGCGACCTGCTCTCGGGGCTGAATTTCGTGATCACCGGCACCCTCAGCCGCCCCCGCGACGAGATCAAGGCCAGCATCGAGGCCGAAGGGGGCCGCGTGACCGGCAGTGTCACCGGCAAGACCAGTTACCTCGTGGCGGGCGAGGAGGCGGGCAGCAAACTCACGCGTGCCGAGGAACTCGGCGTGAAGGTCCTCGACGAGGCGGGCCTCACCGCCCTGATCGGCGAGAAACGCGCCGCCCGTCACGAACAGGCCCAGGACACCCCTGAACCCCAGGACGCCCTGGAACCCCAGGCTGCACTGCACCCGCAGGAGACCGTGGACCCCGCCTGA
- the trpD gene encoding anthranilate phosphoribosyltransferase, which yields MHTRLMNGETLTQTEAHAYMGQVMTGEISAVRLGAALAALRVRGETPAEIAGFAQAMRENAVHLPIAPRPLLLDVVGTGGDGAHTFNISTTSAFVVAAGGVPVAKHGNRAASSKAGSADVLEALGVNLEADPARVAQAIDELGVGFMFARNYHPALRHAAPVRGELAARTVFNVLGPLSNPAGATHLVVGVYTPALTRTLADVLRLLGTRAALVVSGGPAGRSLDEFSVSGENTVSELRDGTVTDFTLTPEEAGVSRHAPEALVGGTPAENAVITRAVLQGGGTPAQRDIVALNSGAALYLAGRADSVAAGVTLAGRILASGEAWTLLERYAAHTRA from the coding sequence ATGCACACCCGCCTGATGAACGGAGAGACCCTCACCCAGACCGAAGCGCACGCGTACATGGGGCAGGTGATGACCGGAGAGATCAGCGCCGTGCGGCTCGGCGCGGCCCTCGCGGCCCTGCGCGTGCGCGGCGAGACGCCCGCCGAGATCGCGGGCTTCGCGCAGGCGATGCGCGAGAACGCCGTGCACCTGCCGATCGCGCCGCGTCCGCTGCTGCTCGACGTGGTCGGCACGGGCGGCGACGGCGCGCACACCTTCAACATCAGCACCACGTCCGCCTTCGTGGTCGCGGCGGGCGGCGTGCCCGTCGCGAAGCACGGGAACCGCGCGGCGAGCAGCAAGGCCGGAAGCGCCGACGTGCTCGAAGCGCTCGGCGTGAACCTGGAGGCCGACCCCGCCCGCGTCGCTCAGGCGATCGACGAGCTCGGGGTGGGCTTCATGTTCGCCCGCAACTACCACCCGGCGCTGCGTCACGCCGCGCCCGTCCGGGGGGAACTGGCGGCCCGGACGGTCTTCAACGTGCTCGGGCCGCTCTCGAACCCGGCGGGCGCCACGCACCTCGTGGTGGGCGTGTACACGCCCGCCCTGACGCGCACGCTGGCCGACGTGCTGCGCCTGCTCGGCACGCGCGCCGCCCTCGTCGTGAGCGGCGGTCCCGCCGGACGCAGCCTGGACGAGTTCAGCGTGTCCGGTGAGAACACCGTCTCGGAACTGCGGGACGGGACCGTCACGGACTTCACGCTGACGCCCGAGGAGGCGGGCGTGTCCCGGCACGCGCCGGAGGCGCTGGTGGGCGGCACGCCCGCCGAGAACGCCGTCATCACGCGTGCCGTGCTGCAGGGCGGCGGGACGCCCGCCCAGCGGGACATCGTGGCGCTCAACTCGGGCGCGGCCCTGTACCTCGCCGGGCGCGCCGACAGCGTCGCGGCGGGCGTGACGCTCGCCGGGCGCATCCTCGCGTCCGGCGAGGCGTGGACGCTGCTGGAACGTTACGCGGCCCACACGCGCGCCTGA
- the sat gene encoding sulfate adenylyltransferase: MTILTHDTLTLPTPLGGTLVNRVRAVQPGELAGLPTLELGDRAAADLEMIATGAYSPLTGFLGEKDYRSVVDRMRLEDGTPWSIPITLMVTPEEARTARGTVALTHGGQPVGLIEVQEQFTPDKTHEAREVYRTDDAAHPGVAALNAAGSVYLAGPVTLFDVPRGHFPAHHRTPAEVRSVIEARGWRSTVAFQTRNPIHRAHEYLQKVALELVDGLLLHPLVGTTKGDDVPADVRVKAYEVLLEKYYPRERTLLSVYPAAMRYAGPREAILHALSRRNYGATHFIVGRDHAGVGSYYGTYDAQEIFQNFTAAELGIQILKFEHTFYCKSCSQLVSPRTCPHDATHHLVLSGTRVRELLRAGEALPAEFTRPEVAEVLREGYAR, from the coding sequence ATGACCATCCTGACCCACGACACCCTGACCCTCCCCACCCCCCTCGGGGGCACGCTCGTCAACCGCGTCCGCGCCGTGCAGCCCGGCGAGCTCGCCGGACTCCCCACCCTGGAACTCGGCGACCGCGCCGCCGCCGACCTCGAAATGATCGCCACCGGCGCGTACTCCCCCCTCACCGGCTTCCTCGGCGAGAAGGACTACCGCTCCGTCGTGGACCGCATGCGCCTCGAAGACGGCACCCCCTGGAGCATCCCCATCACCCTGATGGTCACGCCCGAAGAGGCCCGCACCGCGCGCGGCACCGTCGCCCTCACGCACGGCGGACAGCCCGTCGGCCTGATCGAGGTGCAGGAACAGTTCACGCCCGACAAGACCCACGAGGCCCGCGAGGTGTACCGCACCGACGACGCCGCCCACCCCGGCGTCGCCGCCCTGAACGCCGCAGGCAGCGTGTACCTCGCCGGTCCCGTCACGCTGTTCGACGTGCCGCGCGGCCACTTCCCCGCGCACCACCGCACGCCCGCCGAGGTCCGCAGCGTCATCGAGGCGCGCGGCTGGCGCAGCACCGTCGCCTTCCAGACCCGCAACCCCATCCACCGCGCGCACGAGTACCTGCAGAAGGTCGCGCTGGAACTCGTGGACGGCCTGCTCCTGCACCCCCTCGTCGGCACCACCAAGGGCGACGACGTGCCCGCCGACGTGCGCGTCAAGGCGTACGAAGTCCTGCTCGAGAAGTACTACCCGCGCGAACGCACCCTGCTGAGCGTGTACCCGGCCGCCATGCGCTACGCCGGGCCGCGCGAGGCGATCCTGCACGCCCTGTCGCGCCGCAACTACGGCGCCACGCACTTCATCGTGGGCCGCGACCACGCGGGCGTCGGCAGCTACTACGGCACGTACGACGCCCAGGAGATCTTCCAGAACTTCACGGCCGCCGAACTCGGCATCCAGATCCTGAAGTTCGAGCACACCTTCTACTGCAAGTCCTGCTCGCAGCTCGTCAGCCCCCGCACCTGCCCGCACGACGCCACGCACCACCTCGTGCTCAGCGGCACCCGCGTCCGCGAACTCCTGCGCGCCGGAGAAGCCCTGCCCGCCGAATTCACGCGCCCCGAAGTCGCCGAGGTCCTGCGCGAAGGCTACGCCCGCTGA
- the trpE gene encoding anthranilate synthase component I — translation MTTAATSHVALRELTADLDTPVTAYLKATQDGGVSFLLESVEAGERMGRYSFIGVGEQGRFELRAGVAHLSGVLSRTGQPTQEPTRDPLGLLYSRTTRQVTVPAGLPTFIGGAVGYAAYDLIRSYETLPDANPDELGVPDALFIVPEGVVVFDHLGHKLFVVAVADDRDAAERVVERLVRRLRGPLPGVPGDRPSPAPTFTSNYPEGGYAAAVEKCLEYIRAGDVFQVVPSQRFSADLTVHPFALYRALRGVNPSPYLGYLNLGEVTLIASSPESLLRSDGRTVTTRPIAGTRRRGTTPEKDDANAAELLADEKERAEHLMLIDLGRNDIGRVASFGSVRVQDAFSIERYSHVMHIVSSVTGTLAEGQTPLSALASALPMGTVSGAPKIRAMEIIDEVEPVRRGPYGGAFGYIAYDGSLDMALTLRTMVAAHGRLHIQAGAGIVADSDPHEEERETRSKAAALMRAAELAAAGL, via the coding sequence ATGACCACCGCTGCCACCTCACACGTCGCCCTGCGTGAACTGACCGCCGACCTCGACACGCCCGTCACCGCGTACCTCAAAGCCACCCAGGACGGCGGCGTCAGCTTCCTGCTGGAATCCGTCGAGGCGGGCGAACGCATGGGCCGCTACAGCTTCATCGGGGTGGGCGAACAGGGCAGGTTCGAACTCCGCGCGGGCGTCGCGCACCTCAGCGGCGTCCTCAGCCGCACCGGGCAGCCCACGCAGGAACCCACCCGCGACCCGCTCGGCCTGCTGTACAGCCGCACCACCCGGCAGGTCACCGTCCCGGCGGGCCTCCCCACCTTCATCGGCGGGGCCGTCGGGTACGCCGCGTACGACCTGATCCGCAGCTACGAGACGCTGCCCGACGCGAACCCCGACGAGCTCGGCGTGCCCGACGCGCTGTTCATCGTGCCGGAAGGCGTCGTCGTCTTCGACCACCTGGGCCACAAGCTGTTCGTGGTGGCCGTCGCCGACGACCGGGACGCCGCCGAACGCGTCGTCGAGCGCCTCGTCCGCCGCCTGCGCGGACCGCTGCCCGGCGTGCCCGGCGACCGCCCCAGCCCCGCCCCCACCTTCACCAGCAACTACCCCGAAGGCGGGTACGCGGCCGCCGTCGAGAAGTGCCTCGAATACATCCGCGCCGGAGACGTGTTCCAGGTCGTGCCGTCCCAGCGCTTCAGCGCCGACCTGACCGTGCATCCCTTCGCGCTGTACCGCGCCCTGCGCGGCGTGAACCCCAGCCCGTACCTCGGGTACCTGAACCTCGGCGAGGTCACGCTGATCGCCAGCAGCCCCGAAAGCCTCCTGCGCAGCGACGGCCGCACCGTCACCACCCGCCCCATCGCCGGAACACGCAGGCGCGGCACGACCCCCGAAAAGGACGACGCGAACGCCGCCGAACTCCTCGCCGACGAGAAGGAACGCGCCGAGCACCTCATGCTGATCGACCTGGGCCGCAACGACATCGGCCGCGTCGCCAGCTTCGGCAGCGTGCGCGTGCAGGACGCCTTCAGCATCGAACGGTACAGCCACGTCATGCACATCGTCTCCAGCGTCACCGGCACCCTCGCCGAAGGACAGACGCCCCTCTCCGCCCTCGCGTCCGCCCTCCCGATGGGCACCGTGTCCGGCGCACCCAAGATCCGCGCCATGGAGATCATCGACGAGGTGGAACCCGTCCGGCGCGGCCCGTACGGCGGTGCCTTCGGGTACATCGCGTACGACGGCTCGCTCGACATGGCCCTCACGCTGCGCACCATGGTCGCCGCGCACGGCAGGCTGCACATCCAGGCCGGAGCGGGCATCGTCGCGGACTCCGACCCGCACGAAGAGGAACGCGAGACCCGCAGCAAGGCCGCCGCCCTCATGCGCGCCGCCGAACTGGCCGCCGCCGGACTGTGA
- a CDS encoding anthranilate synthase component II, translated as MTTPLHLLVIDNYDSFTYNLVQYLGELGCQLTIWRNDQFTLEEVGALNPDAIVVSPGPCTPLEAGLSVEVVRRFAPVTPMLGVCLGHQSMGEAFGASVVRAPVPVHGKTSTVQHDGQGLFAGLGSEAGVTRYHSLIVEELPPELVPTAWTVDHTPDGERRILMALRHREYPMFGVQFHPESIATQDGMTMLRNFLSEVRAHHAARATATSAR; from the coding sequence ATGACCACTCCGCTTCACCTGCTCGTCATCGACAACTACGACTCGTTCACGTACAACCTCGTGCAGTACCTCGGTGAGCTCGGCTGTCAGCTGACCATCTGGCGCAACGACCAGTTCACGCTCGAGGAGGTCGGAGCGCTGAACCCGGACGCGATCGTGGTGTCGCCCGGCCCGTGCACGCCGCTGGAGGCGGGCCTGAGCGTCGAGGTGGTCCGGCGGTTCGCGCCGGTCACGCCGATGCTCGGCGTGTGCCTGGGGCACCAGAGCATGGGTGAAGCGTTCGGCGCGAGCGTGGTCCGGGCGCCCGTGCCGGTGCACGGTAAGACGAGCACCGTGCAGCACGACGGGCAGGGCCTCTTCGCGGGGCTGGGCAGCGAGGCGGGCGTCACGCGGTACCACTCGCTGATCGTGGAGGAACTCCCGCCGGAACTCGTGCCGACCGCGTGGACCGTGGACCACACCCCGGACGGTGAGCGGCGCATCCTGATGGCGCTCCGGCACCGCGAGTACCCGATGTTCGGCGTGCAGTTCCACCCGGAAAGCATCGCCACGCAGGACGGCATGACCATGCTCCGCAACTTCCTGAGCGAGGTGCGCGCCCACCACGCCGCCCGCGCCACCGCCACGTCCGCCCGCTGA